The Deinococcus multiflagellatus genome includes a window with the following:
- a CDS encoding fumarylacetoacetate hydrolase family protein: MKYARFIAGGRSLNGHLHQGQLVDAAGVAHDPAQVQFRLPVDPPKVIALALNYNDHAGELGLTQPKEPALFWKPNTTLLPHGGTVIYPRGAQFMHYEVELGVIMGRDARRVKAKDALDYVGGYTIGNDLVVRDYVTNTFRPPLRGKGWDTFGPLGPYYVTADEIADPHNLRLTAHVNGELRQEGSTRDMIFSIPELIEHISRFMTLQKDDVILTGTPKGISHVHPGDVMTLEVEGLGVLQNDIQMEDDLAEPITGQESKEGEWDGR, encoded by the coding sequence GTGAAATACGCCCGTTTCATTGCCGGGGGCCGCAGCCTGAACGGCCACCTCCACCAAGGTCAGCTGGTTGACGCCGCTGGTGTGGCCCACGATCCCGCGCAGGTGCAGTTCCGTCTGCCGGTGGACCCGCCCAAGGTCATTGCGCTGGCCCTGAACTACAACGACCACGCCGGGGAACTGGGCCTGACCCAGCCCAAGGAACCTGCCCTGTTCTGGAAGCCGAACACCACGCTGCTGCCCCACGGCGGCACGGTCATCTACCCGCGCGGCGCGCAGTTCATGCACTACGAGGTGGAACTGGGCGTGATCATGGGCCGCGACGCCCGCCGCGTGAAGGCCAAGGACGCGCTGGACTACGTGGGCGGCTACACCATTGGCAACGACCTTGTGGTGCGCGACTACGTGACGAACACCTTCCGCCCGCCCCTGCGCGGCAAGGGCTGGGACACCTTCGGGCCCCTGGGGCCGTACTACGTGACCGCCGACGAGATTGCCGATCCCCACAACCTGCGCCTGACCGCCCATGTGAACGGCGAACTGCGGCAGGAAGGCAGCACGCGCGACATGATCTTCTCGATTCCCGAACTGATCGAGCACATTTCGCGCTTCATGACCCTGCAAAAAGACGACGTGATCCTGACGGGCACACCCAAGGGCATCTCCCACGTTCACCCCGGCGACGTGATGACGCTGGAGGTCGAGGGCCTGGGTGTGCTGCAAAACGACATTCAGATGGAAGACGACCTCGCCGAGCCCATCACCGGGCAGGAAAGCAAGGAAGGCGAGTGGGACGGGCGCTGA
- the hpaE gene encoding 5-carboxymethyl-2-hydroxymuconate semialdehyde dehydrogenase, which yields MTQTLSPNHALAAQLRESRLKGGLKHWIGGQWVDAQSGQTFEAHSPVDNRLLTTVASGDAADIDRAARAAHDAFQTWKEVGGAERRKILHRIADLIEQRAQDIAVLESLDTGQAIRFMKSAATRGAENFRFYADRAPGAQDGQSLPAPGFINYTLRQPIGPVGVITPWNTPFMLSTWKIAPALAAGCTVVHKPAEWSPVTATLLAEIMDEAGLPKGVHNLVHGYGESAGKALTEHPLIHAIAFVGETTTGSHIMRQGAATLKRVHFELGGKNPVVVFDDADLDKALDAVVFMIYSLNGERCTSSSRVLIQDGIYDEFTARIAERARNIRVGDPLDPDTEVGPLVHPRHFDKVMSYFGTARDEGATIAAGGERVGQEGNFVTPTLFTGARNDMRIAQEEIFGPVLTAIPFKDEAEALSLANDVRYGLAGYLWTNDLTRAHRFAQGLEAGMIWVNSENVRHLPTPFGGVKNSGIGRDGGDYSFEFYMETKNIAISLGTHKTAKLGVSAPPKLDPSVVEG from the coding sequence ATGACCCAGACCCTCAGTCCCAACCACGCCCTGGCCGCGCAACTGCGCGAGAGCCGCTTGAAAGGCGGCCTCAAACACTGGATCGGCGGCCAGTGGGTAGACGCCCAGAGCGGCCAGACCTTTGAGGCGCACTCGCCCGTCGATAACCGTCTGCTCACCACCGTCGCCAGCGGGGACGCCGCCGACATTGACCGGGCCGCCCGCGCCGCCCACGACGCCTTCCAGACCTGGAAGGAGGTGGGCGGGGCCGAGCGGCGCAAGATTCTGCACCGCATTGCCGATCTGATCGAGCAACGCGCGCAGGACATTGCTGTGCTGGAAAGCCTGGACACCGGGCAGGCCATTCGCTTCATGAAGTCGGCGGCCACGCGCGGCGCTGAGAACTTCCGCTTCTACGCCGACCGCGCGCCCGGGGCGCAGGACGGCCAGAGCCTACCGGCACCCGGGTTTATCAACTACACCCTGCGCCAGCCCATCGGCCCGGTCGGCGTGATTACCCCGTGGAACACGCCCTTCATGCTGTCCACCTGGAAAATTGCCCCGGCGCTGGCCGCTGGCTGCACGGTGGTCCACAAGCCCGCCGAGTGGAGTCCGGTGACTGCCACCCTACTGGCCGAAATCATGGACGAGGCCGGGCTGCCTAAGGGGGTGCACAACCTCGTGCACGGTTACGGCGAGAGCGCCGGCAAGGCCCTGACCGAACACCCACTGATTCACGCCATTGCCTTCGTGGGCGAAACCACCACCGGCAGTCACATCATGCGCCAGGGGGCCGCGACCCTCAAGCGCGTGCACTTCGAGCTGGGCGGCAAGAACCCGGTCGTGGTGTTCGACGACGCCGACCTCGACAAGGCCCTGGACGCCGTGGTGTTCATGATCTACAGCCTGAACGGTGAGCGCTGCACCAGCTCCAGCCGCGTCCTGATTCAGGACGGCATCTACGACGAATTCACCGCCCGCATTGCCGAGCGCGCGCGCAACATTCGCGTGGGCGACCCCCTGGACCCCGACACCGAGGTGGGCCCGCTGGTGCACCCCCGCCACTTTGACAAGGTGATGTCGTACTTCGGCACGGCGCGCGACGAGGGCGCGACCATTGCGGCGGGCGGCGAGCGCGTGGGCCAGGAAGGCAATTTCGTGACGCCCACCCTCTTCACAGGCGCGCGCAACGACATGCGCATTGCCCAGGAGGAAATCTTTGGCCCCGTGCTGACGGCCATTCCCTTCAAAGATGAAGCCGAGGCCCTGAGCCTCGCCAACGACGTGCGCTACGGCCTGGCCGGCTACCTGTGGACCAACGATCTGACGCGTGCCCACCGCTTCGCCCAGGGCCTGGAGGCGGGGATGATCTGGGTCAACAGCGAGAACGTGCGCCACCTGCCCACGCCCTTTGGTGGCGTGAAAAACAGCGGGATTGGCCGCGACGGCGGCGACTACTCCTTCGAGTTCTACATGGAGACGAAGAACATCGCCATCTCGCTAGGCACGCACAAGACGGCGAAGTTGGGGGTCTCGGCACCGCCCAAACTCGATCCCAGCGTGGTCGAAGGATGA
- a CDS encoding NAD-dependent epimerase/dehydratase family protein, with protein MTTILITGAAGEVGTALRQQLRDFLPAGEYTLRLSDHRDLGETAPGEELAPADLTDMAQVQAAMQGVDAVIHLGGIANEHTYERIRDVNMDGTYHVLEAARQVGVQRVAFASSIHTVGFYPREPIGPDVPVRPDTYYGVSKVFGEALGRMYVDRFGLEFVSVRICSFQPQPRDARHLSTWLSPRDAAQLFARAVTAPDVGFLVVAGISGNTRRWMTPEGWDVLGYEPQDDAEDYAPQVEHLHGDPSDITEQRQGGIFVDSTYTGLAGKEG; from the coding sequence ATGACCACCATCCTCATCACCGGGGCCGCTGGCGAAGTCGGCACCGCCCTGCGCCAGCAGCTGCGCGACTTTCTGCCCGCTGGCGAGTACACCCTGCGCCTTTCGGACCACCGCGACCTGGGGGAGACGGCGCCGGGCGAGGAACTGGCCCCCGCCGACCTCACCGACATGGCCCAGGTGCAGGCCGCCATGCAGGGCGTGGACGCCGTGATTCACCTGGGCGGCATTGCCAACGAGCACACTTACGAGCGCATCCGCGACGTGAACATGGACGGCACCTACCATGTGCTGGAAGCCGCGCGGCAGGTCGGCGTACAACGCGTGGCCTTTGCGTCCAGCATTCACACCGTGGGCTTTTATCCCCGCGAGCCGATTGGACCGGACGTACCGGTGCGGCCCGACACCTACTACGGGGTCAGCAAGGTCTTCGGAGAAGCGCTGGGCCGCATGTACGTGGACCGCTTCGGCCTGGAGTTCGTCAGCGTGCGCATCTGCTCCTTCCAGCCGCAGCCCAGGGACGCCCGGCACCTGTCCACCTGGCTCTCGCCGCGCGACGCCGCGCAGCTGTTCGCGCGGGCCGTCACCGCGCCGGACGTGGGCTTTCTGGTCGTGGCCGGCATCAGCGGCAACACCCGGCGCTGGATGACCCCCGAAGGCTGGGACGTGCTGGGCTACGAGCCCCAGGACGACGCCGAAGACTACGCGCCGCAGGTCGAGCACCTGCACGGTGACCCCAGCGACATCACCGAGCAGCGGCAGGGCGGCATTTTTGTGGATTCCACCTACACCGGCCTCGCCGGAAAGGAAGGGTAA